In one Babylonia areolata isolate BAREFJ2019XMU chromosome 12, ASM4173473v1, whole genome shotgun sequence genomic region, the following are encoded:
- the LOC143288243 gene encoding uncharacterized protein LOC143288243, whose translation MSTPRAVQVLAWCAALSVTSASIFTQQQVTQLQSFVARVMACSQIPGLSLAVVRGEERWTEGYGVEDVSSGRPVSSASLFGVGSLTKAFTVSLLALFLNETSGLSWETPLSAILGPDFRLADDYVTKHVTLTDLLTHRTGLCASNLPFMAGFPDTMTSALFEKRIRHLPLSTAFRGGFVYNNWMYTLAGRVAEVLGGASWEELLHTRLLQPMGMLRTKTFTQASRTQSNDTVATGHLKFGDKPTPLDSIFGDDRMSQICGGLVTSADDMSLWMHVLLGRGVAPDGTRVLPESCVTDMQTPRILPTPPHVQFLNKPRFPASYADLGYGFAWFIAQYRGYTLVWSVNKPTDLLSSGYHLVHHPGLFPGYHSLLALFPDLGTGVFIAINGSDYKNTVKAIFYYIADLLLGLSPWLTAETACSFPEPWLLSGADTEAYTGSYGNRLLGDAIVSEVRGTGLLLRLNRLRARLHRTANDSVLVARPLGSRGLLLAAVDKTTRLSLRAVFRDVGGDGRYRELLLDAGGLFSAWSFQRGVWFDGDSPDCDAPPSSSSFSSTSIAAECVASMTSEQSSWPSG comes from the exons ATGTCTACACCACGGGCAGTGCAAGTGCTGGCATGGTGCGCGGCGCTGAGTGTGACGAGCGCCAGCATCTTCACACAACAGCAGGTGACCCAGCTGCAGAGTTTCGTTGCACGTGTCATGGCTTGCTCCCAGATACCCGGGCTGTCCCTGGccgtggtgaggggggaggagaggtggacagaggggTACGGGGTGGAGGACGTGTCCAGCGGACGTCCGGTAAGCAGTGCCAGCCTGTTCGGGGTGGGGTCCCTGACCAAGGCCTTCACCGTCAGTCTGCTGGCCTTGTTCCTCAACGAGacctcggg ACTATCCTGGGAGACGCCTCTGTCGGCCATATTGGGGCCGGACTTCAGACTGGCTGACGACTACGTCACCAAGCACGTGACCTTGACGGACCTTCTGACGCATCGCACGGGTCTGTGTGCCTCCAATCTGCCGTTCATGGCTGGTTTTCCCGACACGATGACTTCGGCTTTGTTTGAAAA GAGAATTCGACACCTGCCGTTATCCACTGCCTTCCGTGGTGGTTTTGTCTACAACAACTGGATGTACACCCTGGCTGGGCGTGTCGCGGAAGTGTTGGGCGGAGCCTCGTGGGAGGAGCTACTGCACACGCGCTTGCTTCAACCAATGGGGATGCTGCGCACAAAAACATTCACCCAGGCTTCGAGGACGCAGTCAAACGATACCGTAGCGACGGGACATCTGAAATTTGGAGACAAACCCACGCCTTTGGACAGCATTTTTGGAGA CGACCGTATGTCTCAAATATGCGGAGGACTGGTGACGTCGGCAGACGACATGTCTCTGTGGATGCACGTGCTCCTCGGCCGAGGCGTGGCGCCAGACGGCACCAGAGTGCTGCCAGAGAGCTGCGTCACGGACATGCAGACGCCTCGCATCCTGCCGACCCCACCCCATGTCCAGTTCCTGAACAAACCTCGGTTTCCGGCGTCTTACGCCGACCTGGGTTACGGTTTCGCTTGGTTCATCGCTCAGTACAGAG GATACACACTGGTGTGGTCTGTCAATAAACCAACTGATCTTCTGTCTTCAGGATACCACCTGGTGCACCACCCTGGTCTGTTCCCCGGCTACCACTCCCTCCTGGCGCTTTTTCCCGACCTCGGCACGGGCGTCTTCATCGCTATCAACGGGTCGGACTACAAGAACACGGTGAAGGCCATCTTCTATTACATCGCCGACCTTCTCCTGGGCCTCAGCCCCTGGCTCACCGCTGAAACCGCCTGCAGTTTCCCAGAACCTTGGCTTCTta GTGGCGCTGACACTGAGGCCTACACCGGTTCCTACGGCAACAGACTGCTCGGAGATGCCATCGTGAGCGAGGTCCGGGGCACTGGGCTGCTGCTCAGGCTGAACCGTCTTCGGGCACGGCTGCACAGAACGGCCAACGATAGCGTTCTGGTGGCCAGACCGCTGGGGTCTCGCGGGCTGCTGCTGGCAGCCGTCGACAAGACGACGAGGTTGTCATTGAGGGCGGTGTTTCGGGATGTCGGCGGGGACGGGAGGTATCGGGAATTGCTGCTGGACGCCGGAGGTCTGTTCTCGGCGTGGTCCTTTCAGAGGGGGGTCTGGTTCGACGGCGACTCCCCTGATTGTGAtgctcccccatcctcctcctccttctcctccacctccatagCTGCAGAGTGCGTCGCATCGATGACTTCAGAGCAGTcgtcgtggccgagtggttaa